One stretch of Solenopsis invicta isolate M01_SB chromosome 16, UNIL_Sinv_3.0, whole genome shotgun sequence DNA includes these proteins:
- the LOC105203086 gene encoding cytochrome P450 4C1 isoform X1, whose translation MDFISLAILTLCIIVITAILSIVYIQYNIKQKLKNMPQISGYSLFGNIFEMIKKSEHERMQWFLTSMMKNRKEGLFVQWIGPTPFIYLFKPEYLEKVFPSTVNITKGMPYNMLTPWLENGLLTSTGPQWFHDRKLIGPTFHFSILDQFAVVISEKAEILTKCLEKKIEKDSGKAFDIFPFIVNAALDIICETAMGVDVRAQEVETKYTSTVHQASKLVMRRLFRPWYWVDWSYNLVPSGKQFKSVLHVLHRFTKQVISTRKAERQSQNDFTELENEDNEFNIGKRKRKAFLDLLLDQNAKDDAPLTDDELRAQVDTFMFEGHDTTAVAITWALFLLGNNLEHQEKVHDELEEIFGSSETPASVKEITQLKYLDRIIKETLRIFPSVPLITRIFTEDVKLDKYIIPKDITIVLPIISTHRNPEVWPEPMKFDPDRFLPENSKGRNPYAYVPFSAGPRNCIGQRFALLEEKIVLTAILRKWRVKSVKTLDDIKYGGSLILRPNEEVLIHFTPKK comes from the exons ATGGATTTCATTTCCTTGGCAATATTGACTCTTTGCATTATTGTGATTACTGCAATTCTGTCAATagtatatattcaatataatattaaacaaaaacttaaaaacaTGCCCCAGATCAGCGGATATTCTCTTTTTGGCAACATATTTGAGATGATAAAGAAATCGGAACATG AGCGTATGCAATGGTTTTTGACGTCCATGATGAAGAACCGCAAAGAAGGATTATTCGTACAATGGATTGGACCTACGCCtttcatttatttgtttaaaccAGAATATTTAGAg AAAGTTTTTCCCAGCACCGTAAATATTACAAAAGGGATGCCATATAATATGCTAACACCATGGTTAGAGAACGGACTTCTAACATCTACAG GTCCACAATGGTTTCATGATAGAAAACTCATCGGGCCAACGTTTCATTTCAGTATATTAGACCAATTTGCTGTAGTCATATCTGAAAAAGCAGAGATCCTAACAAAAtgtctggaaaaaaaaatagagaaagattCAGGGAAAGCCTTTGACATTTTCCCATTTATTGTCAATGCTGCTCTTGATATTATTTGCG AAACGGCAATGGGTGTAGATGTACGCGCTCAAGAAGTCGAAACCAAATATACGTCAACAGTACATCA AGCATCCAAGTTAGTAATGCGTCGACTATTTCGACCATGGTATTGGGTTGACTGGTCGTACAATTTAGTGCCTTCAGGAAAGCAGTTTAAATCAGTACTACATGTATTGCATAGATTTACGAAACAG GTGATAAGTACACGAAAGGCTGAACGGCAATCACAAAACGACTTTACAGAACTTGAAAATGAGGACAATGAATTTAATATAG GTAAACGGAAGAGAAAAGCGTTCCTAGATCTATTATTAGATCAGAATGCGAAAGACGATGCTCCTTTGACCGATGATGAGTTAAGAGCTCAAGTAGACACGTTTATGTTTGAG ggGCACGATACAACTGCAGTTGCGATAACTTGGGCACTCTTTCTTTTGGGTAATAATCTCGAACATCAGGAAAAAGTTCACGATGAGCTCGAAGAGATTTTCGGAAGTTCGGAGACACCAGCCAGTGTAAAAGAAATTACGCAATTAAAGTATCTCGACAGAATCATAAAAGAAACGCTCCGAATATTTCCGAGTGTACCTTTGATCACGAGGATATTTACAGAAGATGTAAAATTAG ataaatatattattccgAAAGATATCACTATCGTATTGCCAATTATTTCGACACATCGGAACCCAGAGGTTTGGCCAGAACCCATGAAGTTCGATCCGGATCGTTTTCTTCCGGAAAATTCGAAGGGTAGGAATCCGTATGCCTACGTTCCGTTCAGTGCTGGACCGAGAAACTGTATAGGCCAAAGATTTGCTCTACTCGAAGAGAAAATCGTGTTAACTGCCATCCTCAGAAAGTGGAGGGTAAAAAGCGTAAAAACGCTCGACGATATAAAATACGGTGGCTCTCTGATTTTGCGACCAAACGAAGAAGTGCTCATACATTTTACACCGAAGAAATGA
- the LOC105203086 gene encoding cytochrome P450 4C1 isoform X2, translating into MPYNMLTPWLENGLLTSTGPQWFHDRKLIGPTFHFSILDQFAVVISEKAEILTKCLEKKIEKDSGKAFDIFPFIVNAALDIICETAMGVDVRAQEVETKYTSTVHQASKLVMRRLFRPWYWVDWSYNLVPSGKQFKSVLHVLHRFTKQVISTRKAERQSQNDFTELENEDNEFNIGKRKRKAFLDLLLDQNAKDDAPLTDDELRAQVDTFMFEGHDTTAVAITWALFLLGNNLEHQEKVHDELEEIFGSSETPASVKEITQLKYLDRIIKETLRIFPSVPLITRIFTEDVKLDKYIIPKDITIVLPIISTHRNPEVWPEPMKFDPDRFLPENSKGRNPYAYVPFSAGPRNCIGQRFALLEEKIVLTAILRKWRVKSVKTLDDIKYGGSLILRPNEEVLIHFTPKK; encoded by the exons ATGCCATATAATATGCTAACACCATGGTTAGAGAACGGACTTCTAACATCTACAG GTCCACAATGGTTTCATGATAGAAAACTCATCGGGCCAACGTTTCATTTCAGTATATTAGACCAATTTGCTGTAGTCATATCTGAAAAAGCAGAGATCCTAACAAAAtgtctggaaaaaaaaatagagaaagattCAGGGAAAGCCTTTGACATTTTCCCATTTATTGTCAATGCTGCTCTTGATATTATTTGCG AAACGGCAATGGGTGTAGATGTACGCGCTCAAGAAGTCGAAACCAAATATACGTCAACAGTACATCA AGCATCCAAGTTAGTAATGCGTCGACTATTTCGACCATGGTATTGGGTTGACTGGTCGTACAATTTAGTGCCTTCAGGAAAGCAGTTTAAATCAGTACTACATGTATTGCATAGATTTACGAAACAG GTGATAAGTACACGAAAGGCTGAACGGCAATCACAAAACGACTTTACAGAACTTGAAAATGAGGACAATGAATTTAATATAG GTAAACGGAAGAGAAAAGCGTTCCTAGATCTATTATTAGATCAGAATGCGAAAGACGATGCTCCTTTGACCGATGATGAGTTAAGAGCTCAAGTAGACACGTTTATGTTTGAG ggGCACGATACAACTGCAGTTGCGATAACTTGGGCACTCTTTCTTTTGGGTAATAATCTCGAACATCAGGAAAAAGTTCACGATGAGCTCGAAGAGATTTTCGGAAGTTCGGAGACACCAGCCAGTGTAAAAGAAATTACGCAATTAAAGTATCTCGACAGAATCATAAAAGAAACGCTCCGAATATTTCCGAGTGTACCTTTGATCACGAGGATATTTACAGAAGATGTAAAATTAG ataaatatattattccgAAAGATATCACTATCGTATTGCCAATTATTTCGACACATCGGAACCCAGAGGTTTGGCCAGAACCCATGAAGTTCGATCCGGATCGTTTTCTTCCGGAAAATTCGAAGGGTAGGAATCCGTATGCCTACGTTCCGTTCAGTGCTGGACCGAGAAACTGTATAGGCCAAAGATTTGCTCTACTCGAAGAGAAAATCGTGTTAACTGCCATCCTCAGAAAGTGGAGGGTAAAAAGCGTAAAAACGCTCGACGATATAAAATACGGTGGCTCTCTGATTTTGCGACCAAACGAAGAAGTGCTCATACATTTTACACCGAAGAAATGA
- the LOC105203087 gene encoding cytochrome P450 4C1 — protein sequence MDFISLAILTLCIIVIFEILSTIYNQYTIRQKFKDVPQVEGHPIFGTTFKLMNLSDYERMKWFTKFMLKNCKEGAFVQWVGAKPFISVFKPEHLEHIFPSTVNITKGLPYRMLAPWLGNGLLTSTGKQWFHDRKLIGPTFHFSILDQFAVVQSEKAEILTKCLEKKIEKDSGKAFDIFPFIVNAALDIICETAMGVDIRAQEVETEYTSTVHQASKLVMQRLLRPWYWIDWLYYSVSSGKQFKSAVHILHGFTKQVIRKRKAERKSQNGFIKIENEDNEFNIGKRKRKAFLDLLLDQNEKDDAPLTDDELRAQVDTFMFEGHDTTAVAITWTLFLLGNNLEHQEKVHEELEEIFGNSETPASVKEITQLKYLDRVIKETLRLFPSVPIILRKLTEDVKLDKYTFPKDTEVMLSLILTHRNPEVWPEPMKFDPDRFLPENSKGRNPYAYVPFSAGPRNCIGQRFAQLEEKIVLTAILRKWRVKSVKTLDNIKYGGSLILRPSEEVLIHFTPKK from the exons ATGGATTTCATTTCTTTGGCAATATTGACTCTTTgcattattgtaatttttgaaattctgtCGACAATATATAATCAGTATACTATTCGACAGAAATTTAAAGACGTGCCCCAGGTCGAGGGACATCCAATTTTTGGCACGACATTTAAGTTAATGAATCTGTCGGACTATG AGCGTATGAAATGGTTTACAAAGTTCATGTTGAAGAACTGCAAAGAAGGAGCATTTGTACAATGGGTTGGAGCTAAGCCTTTTATTAGTGTGTTTAAACCAGAACATTTAGAG cATATTTTTCCTAGCACCGTAAATATCACAAAGGGATTGCCTTATAGAATGCTAGCACCATGGTTAGGAAACGGACTTCTAACATCTACAG GTAAACAATGGTTTCATGATAGAAAACTCATTGGGCCAACGTTCCATTTCAGCATATTAGACCAATTTGCTGTGGTCCAATCTGAAAAAGCAGAGATCCTAACAAAAtgtctggaaaaaaaaatagagaaagattCAGGAAAAGCTTTTGACATTTTCCCATTCATTGTCAATGCTGCTCTTGATATTATCTGTG AAACGGCAATGGGTGTGGATATACGCGCTCAAGAAGTCGAAACCGAATACACATCAACAGTACATCA AGCATCCAAGTTAGTAATGCAACGACTTCTTCGACCATGGTATTGGATTGACTGGTTATACTATTCAGTGTCTTCAGGAAAGCAGTTTAAATCAGCAGTACATATATTGCACGGATTTACGAAACAG GTGATACGTAAACGAAAAGCTGAACGGAAATCACAAAACggctttataaaaattgaaaatgaggACAATGAATTTAATATAG GTAAACGGAAAAGAAAAGCGTTCCTAGATCTATTGTTAGATCAGAATGAGAAAGACGACGCTCCCTTGACCGATGATGAATTGAGAGCTCAAGTTGACACGTTTATGTTTGAG gGACACGACACAACTGCAGTTGCGATAACCTGGACACTCTTTCTTTTGGGCAATAATCTCGAGCATCAGGAAAAAGTTCACGAAGAACTCGAGGAGATTTTTGGAAATTCGGAGACACCAGCCAGTGTAAAGGAAATCACGCAACTAAAGTATCTCGACAGAGTCATAAAAGAGACGCTCCGACTATTTCCTAGTGTACCTATAATCTTGAGGAAATTAACGGAAGATGTAAAATTAG ATAAGTATACTTTTCCGAAAGATACTGAAGTCATGTTGTCACTTATATTGACACATCGGAACCCAGAGGTTTGGCCAGAACCCATGAAGTTCGATCCGGATCGTTTTCTTCCGGAAAATTCGAAGGGTAGGAATCCGTATGCCTACGTTCCGTTCAGCGCTGGACCGAGAAATTGTATAGGCCAAAGATTCGCTCAACTCGAAGAGAAAATCGTGTTGACTGCCATCCTCAGAAAATGGAGGGTAAAAAGCGTAAAAACGCTCGACAATATAAAATACGGTGGCTCTCTGATTTTGCGACCAAGCGAAGAAGTGCTCATACATTTTACACCGAAGAAATGA